A section of the Anabaena cylindrica PCC 7122 genome encodes:
- a CDS encoding ParA family protein, with translation MPKIIAILNGKGGVGKTTTAVNLAANFAQNKKVLLIDADVQGSASWWFRRNQQGMGFDLAQDTNPQLLGELPKITSYDLVIVDTPPALRSEALAAVVGIADYLVLPTPPAAMDLAVLIETVRQTVIPMGTPHRVLLTKVDTRSSGEALEAQKTLLQLGIPVFNTFIRTYKAHERAALEGVAITQWRGKNAREAESDYRRVADELMHDWRK, from the coding sequence GTGCCAAAAATCATTGCTATCCTTAATGGTAAGGGCGGAGTCGGTAAAACGACTACCGCAGTCAACTTAGCTGCTAACTTTGCTCAAAACAAAAAAGTCCTGCTGATAGATGCAGATGTTCAAGGTTCTGCTAGTTGGTGGTTTCGACGAAATCAGCAAGGCATGGGATTTGATTTAGCTCAAGATACAAATCCGCAACTTTTAGGTGAATTACCGAAAATAACAAGTTACGATTTAGTAATAGTAGATACGCCTCCGGCATTGCGTTCTGAAGCTTTAGCGGCGGTAGTAGGGATTGCAGATTATCTGGTTTTGCCCACACCCCCAGCAGCAATGGATTTAGCTGTCTTGATTGAGACAGTTAGACAAACCGTTATCCCTATGGGTACTCCCCATCGGGTACTGTTAACTAAAGTGGATACCCGCAGTTCAGGAGAAGCACTAGAAGCACAAAAAACTCTTTTACAACTAGGTATTCCAGTTTTTAATACTTTTATTCGTACCTATAAAGCGCATGAAAGAGCCGCCCTTGAGGGTGTAGCAATTACTCAATGGCGAGGAAAAAACGCACGGGAAGCAGAATCTGATTACCGTCGTGTGGCTGATGAATTAATGCATGATTGGAGGAAATAA